GCCGACGCGGTATTGGCGCTTATGCACAAAGAGAACCTTCAGCCTCAGGATGTGGTCGCGATTGGCTGTCATGGGCAAACGGTGTGGCATGAACCTACAGGTGAAGCGCCACACACGATGCAAATCGGTGATAACAACCAGATCGTCGCGAAAACCGGCATTACGGTTGTTGGTGACTTCCGGCGTCGTGATATCGCACTTGGTGGACAAGGTGCACCGCTCGTACCTGCTTTTCATCAGGCACTGTTGGCACATCCGCAGGAACGTCGAATGGTGCTCAATATTGGGGGTATTGCTAATTTGTCGATGCTCATTCCAGATCAGCCTGTGCGGGGTTACGATACCGGGCCTGGGAATATGCTGATGGATGCCTGGATATGGCGTCAATGCGGAAAACCCTACGACAAAGATGCTCTGTGGGCCTGCGAAGGAAAAGTGATTATTCCGCTGTTGCAGTCCATGTTAAGTGACCCTTATTTTTCTGCGCCAGCCCCGAAAAGCACAGGCAGAGAGTATTTCAATTATGGCTGGCTTGAGCGCCAGTTAGCACAATTCCCCGCGCTCGCCCCGCAGGATGTCCAGACCACTCTTGCTGAATTAACTGCGATATCAATTTCGGAACAAGTACTGCTCAGCGGTGGTTGCGAACGCCTGTTGGTATGCGGCGGCGGTAGCCGAAATCCGCTCGTTATGGCTCGTCTTGCCGGGTTATTGCCGGGTACAGAGGTTTCAACGACCGATGACGCAGGGATCAGTGGCGATGATATGGAGGCACTGGCATTTGCCTGGCTTGCCTGGCGAACCGTGGCCGGATTACCCGGTAATTTACCGTCGGTGACGGGGGCGCGCGAAGCCAGTGTTCTTGGGGCGATTTTTCCTGCAAATCCACGTCATAATCAGAGTTAACTGAAATTCAACGCAACGTGTAACCGCTAAGATTAACAGGAAAACAGGAGGGCAACGCTGCCCTCCAGGACCAGGATCGTCTTCGGAACACGCCCATGAAAAAACTCTTTCTTGTTGTTGCCCCTTTCTTACTGGCAGGATGTAGCGTCTACAACCAGTTTG
This sequence is a window from Enterobacter sp. RHBSTW-00994. Protein-coding genes within it:
- the anmK gene encoding anhydro-N-acetylmuramic acid kinase, with the protein product MKSGRYIGVMSGTSLDGVDVVLAAIDENMVAQQASLTWPIPVSLKEDILNICQGQQLTLSQLGRLDVRLGVLFADAVLALMHKENLQPQDVVAIGCHGQTVWHEPTGEAPHTMQIGDNNQIVAKTGITVVGDFRRRDIALGGQGAPLVPAFHQALLAHPQERRMVLNIGGIANLSMLIPDQPVRGYDTGPGNMLMDAWIWRQCGKPYDKDALWACEGKVIIPLLQSMLSDPYFSAPAPKSTGREYFNYGWLERQLAQFPALAPQDVQTTLAELTAISISEQVLLSGGCERLLVCGGGSRNPLVMARLAGLLPGTEVSTTDDAGISGDDMEALAFAWLAWRTVAGLPGNLPSVTGAREASVLGAIFPANPRHNQS